One genomic window of Xanthobacter dioxanivorans includes the following:
- a CDS encoding glycine--tRNA ligase subunit alpha, which produces MDTSLPAHMRPDRSFQALLLTLQRFWADQGCVILQPYDMEVGAGTFHPATTLRALGPKPWKAAYVQPSRRPKDGRYGENPNRLQHYYQFQVILKPSPDNLQELYLKSLEAIGIDLKLHDVRFVEDDWESPTLGAWGLGWECWCDGMEVSQFTYFQQVAGVECVPVSGELTYGLERLAMYVQGVENVYDLNFNGREGAQKTSYGDVFLQAEQEYSRHNFEAADTQMLLEQFRMAEAACHKYLAFGDKGEKHEMVLPAYDQCIKASHVFNLLDARGVISVTERQSYILRVRELAKACGAAWLKTAAGGAAAVPIG; this is translated from the coding sequence ATCGACACTTCCCTGCCGGCGCACATGCGGCCCGACCGCTCCTTCCAGGCCCTGCTGCTGACCCTCCAGCGCTTCTGGGCGGACCAGGGCTGCGTCATCCTCCAGCCCTACGACATGGAGGTGGGCGCCGGCACCTTCCATCCCGCCACCACCCTGCGGGCGCTGGGGCCGAAGCCGTGGAAGGCCGCCTACGTGCAGCCCTCGCGCCGCCCCAAGGACGGGCGCTACGGCGAGAACCCCAACCGGCTGCAGCACTATTACCAGTTCCAGGTGATCCTGAAGCCCTCGCCGGACAACCTGCAGGAGCTCTACCTGAAGTCGCTGGAGGCCATCGGCATCGACCTCAAGCTCCACGACGTGCGCTTCGTGGAGGACGACTGGGAGAGCCCGACGCTGGGCGCCTGGGGCCTCGGCTGGGAATGCTGGTGCGACGGCATGGAGGTGTCGCAGTTCACCTACTTCCAGCAGGTGGCCGGCGTCGAGTGCGTCCCCGTCTCCGGCGAGCTCACCTACGGGCTGGAGCGGCTCGCCATGTATGTGCAGGGGGTCGAGAACGTCTACGACCTCAACTTCAACGGCCGCGAGGGGGCGCAGAAGACCAGCTACGGCGACGTCTTCCTGCAGGCCGAGCAGGAATATTCCCGGCACAATTTCGAGGCGGCGGACACCCAGATGCTGCTCGAACAGTTCCGCATGGCCGAGGCCGCCTGCCACAAATACCTCGCCTTCGGCGACAAGGGCGAAAAGCACGAGATGGTGCTGCCGGCCTACGACCAGTGCATCAAGGCGTCCCACGTCTTCAACCTCTTGGACGCGCGCGGGGTGATCTCGGTCACCGAGCGGCAGAGCTACATCCTGCGCGTGCGCGAGCTGGCCAAGGCCTGCGGCGCCGCCTGGCTGAAGACGGCGGCGGGCGGGGCGGCCGCTGTGCCGATCGGCTGA
- a CDS encoding uracil-DNA glycosylase family protein, with protein sequence MDPAALDTLLARIRACRICVEAPLGPPLPHAPRPVLRVSATASILVASQAPGTRVHASGLPFTDASGDRLRDWMGVSKEAFYDVARIAIAPMGFCFPGQDAKGADLPPRRECAAAWHDALFCALPPFRLILAVGRPAQAYHLARLGLGAHLGRSLTQTVANWRSVRAAGAALADPVAVYTLPHPSWRNTGWLKRNPFFEAELLPQLKADIARALGPPRDAPEPER encoded by the coding sequence GTGGACCCCGCCGCGCTCGACACCCTCCTCGCGCGCATCCGCGCCTGTCGGATCTGCGTCGAGGCGCCGCTCGGGCCGCCGCTGCCGCACGCGCCGCGCCCGGTGCTGCGGGTGTCGGCCACCGCCTCCATCCTGGTGGCGAGCCAGGCTCCCGGCACGCGGGTGCATGCCAGCGGCCTGCCCTTCACCGATGCCTCGGGCGACCGGCTGCGCGACTGGATGGGGGTGAGCAAGGAGGCGTTCTACGACGTGGCGCGCATCGCCATCGCGCCCATGGGCTTCTGCTTTCCCGGGCAGGATGCCAAGGGCGCCGACCTGCCGCCCCGGCGCGAATGTGCCGCCGCCTGGCACGACGCGCTGTTCTGCGCCCTGCCGCCGTTCCGGCTGATCCTCGCCGTGGGACGGCCGGCGCAGGCCTATCATCTCGCCCGGCTCGGCCTCGGCGCGCATCTCGGCCGCAGCCTGACGCAGACCGTGGCGAACTGGCGGAGCGTGCGGGCGGCCGGCGCGGCGCTCGCCGACCCGGTGGCGGTCTACACGCTGCCGCACCCGTCCTGGCGCAACACCGGATGGCTGAAGCGCAATCCCTTCTTCGAGGCGGAGCTGCTGCCGCAGCTCAAGGCCGACATTGCCCGTGCCCTGGGACCGCCCCGGGATGCACCGGAGCCGGAGCGATGA
- a CDS encoding tyrosine recombinase XerC, whose protein sequence is MAMTDDQKAARATHGLLSAASPDVAQAAQAWLARLAHERRLSAKTLEAYARDLGVVLQRLTGHLGARPGLLDLAALTPADVRAVLAARRADGVAPRTLVRLLAAARSFGRHLEREGLGKVGALAAVRAPKVPASLPKPVSVAAARALADPATRAGDPREPWVLARDAAVIALLYGAGLRISEALGLTPRQVPAGAGQITVTGKGRKTRMVPLIAPVRAAIAAYEALCPHALGPDGPLFRGTRGGPLSPRIVQLAVERMRGALGLPESATPHALRHSFATHLLSRGGEIRAIQELLGHASLSTTQIYTQVDATALMAAYRAAHPRAATATPGK, encoded by the coding sequence ATGGCCATGACCGACGACCAGAAGGCCGCGCGCGCCACCCATGGCCTCCTGTCCGCGGCGAGCCCGGATGTGGCGCAGGCGGCGCAGGCCTGGCTCGCCCGCCTCGCCCACGAGCGGCGGCTCTCCGCCAAGACGCTGGAGGCCTACGCCCGCGACCTCGGCGTGGTGCTCCAGCGCCTCACCGGCCATCTCGGCGCCCGGCCGGGCCTTCTCGACCTTGCCGCCCTCACCCCGGCCGACGTGCGGGCCGTGCTCGCCGCCCGCCGCGCCGACGGGGTGGCGCCGCGCACCCTGGTGCGGCTGCTGGCCGCCGCGCGCTCCTTCGGCCGGCACCTGGAGCGCGAGGGGCTGGGCAAGGTGGGGGCGCTCGCCGCCGTACGCGCCCCCAAGGTGCCCGCCAGCCTGCCCAAGCCCGTCTCCGTCGCCGCCGCCCGCGCCCTCGCCGATCCTGCCACCCGCGCCGGGGACCCGCGCGAGCCCTGGGTGCTGGCGCGCGATGCCGCCGTCATCGCCTTGCTCTATGGGGCCGGGCTGCGCATTTCCGAGGCCCTCGGCCTCACCCCCCGCCAGGTGCCCGCCGGGGCCGGGCAGATCACCGTCACCGGCAAGGGCCGCAAGACCCGCATGGTGCCGCTGATCGCCCCGGTGCGGGCCGCCATCGCCGCATACGAGGCCCTGTGCCCGCACGCCCTCGGACCGGACGGTCCGCTGTTCCGCGGCACCAGGGGCGGGCCCCTGTCGCCGCGCATCGTGCAGCTGGCGGTGGAGCGCATGCGCGGCGCCCTCGGCCTGCCGGAGAGCGCGACGCCCCACGCCCTGCGCCATTCCTTCGCCACGCACCTGCTGTCGCGCGGCGGGGAGATCAGGGCGATCCAGGAACTGCTCGGCCACGCCTCGCTGTCCACCACGCAGATCTACACGCAGGTGGATGCCACCGCCCTCATGGCCGCCTATCGCGCCGCCCATCCGCGCGCCGCCACCGCGACGCCCGGAAAATGA
- a CDS encoding MBL fold metallo-hydrolase, whose translation MMQVKVVGCGDAFGSGGRGSSCYLVRAAGRTVTLDFGASALVNFNRFALPSADIDTIFLSHLHGDHFAGIPFLLLDGQFVRRREKPLVVVGPPAPVRASMWRWRCCSPAWARTGGGSNGGWRRWSPAPPRATAPSP comes from the coding sequence ATGATGCAGGTCAAGGTCGTCGGCTGCGGCGATGCTTTCGGGTCCGGCGGGCGCGGCAGCAGCTGCTACCTCGTGCGCGCCGCCGGACGGACGGTGACGCTGGACTTCGGTGCCAGCGCGCTGGTGAATTTCAACCGGTTCGCCCTGCCGTCCGCCGACATCGACACGATCTTCCTCAGCCACCTCCACGGGGATCATTTCGCCGGCATCCCGTTCCTGCTGCTCGACGGCCAGTTCGTCCGCCGGCGGGAGAAGCCGCTGGTGGTGGTGGGCCCCCCGGCACCCGTGCGCGCCTCGATGTGGCGATGGAGGTGCTGTTCCCCGGCATGGGCCAGAACCGGTGGCGGTTCGAATGGCGGGTGGAGGAGGTGGAGCCCGGCTCCACCACGCGCCACGGCCCCCTCACCCTGA
- a CDS encoding thermonuclease family protein, with translation MRLFDLLIGALVLLGLAAISVFIQQREETDGAAYAVDGDTLDVAGARVRLAGIDAPELKQECVRDRRSWPCGEVARRVLEESLKGAVSCAGNGRDPYGRIVARCTVGGQDLADHMVREGLAVAYRGRDYAGSEAQAQAARRGIWAGSFQPPAEYRSDHPRTP, from the coding sequence ATGCGCCTGTTCGACCTTCTGATTGGCGCGCTCGTGCTGCTCGGGCTCGCGGCGATCTCGGTGTTCATCCAGCAGCGGGAGGAGACGGACGGCGCCGCCTACGCCGTCGACGGGGACACGCTCGACGTGGCCGGCGCGCGGGTGCGCCTGGCCGGCATCGATGCGCCCGAGCTGAAGCAGGAATGCGTCCGCGACCGGCGCTCCTGGCCCTGCGGGGAGGTGGCGCGGCGGGTGCTGGAGGAGAGCCTGAAGGGCGCCGTGTCCTGCGCCGGCAACGGGCGGGACCCCTACGGGCGGATCGTCGCGCGCTGCACGGTCGGCGGGCAGGACCTGGCCGACCACATGGTGCGGGAGGGCCTGGCGGTGGCCTATCGCGGCCGGGACTATGCCGGATCGGAGGCGCAGGCGCAGGCGGCGCGGCGCGGCATCTGGGCCGGCTCCTTCCAGCCGCCGGCGGAGTATCGCTCCGATCATCCGCGCACGCCGTGA
- a CDS encoding TRAP transporter substrate-binding protein encodes MKRRDFLTAAGAGVAASAAVAMPAIAQSSPEVKWRCTSSFPKSLDTIFGAGELMARSVAEITDGKFQIQMFAAGEIVPGLQALDATQNKTVEMCHSASYYYVGKDPTFALGTAVPFGLNTRMMNAWFQFGSGLTLLNEFYKKYGVVMLPGGNTGGQMGGWFRKEIKSVADLKGLKMRIAGMGGQVLARLGVVPQQLAGGDIYPALEKGTIDAAEWVGPYDDEKLGLYKVAQYYYFPGWWEGCAALNFFVNDEKLAELPKAYRAALVTAAARANESMLASYDYKNPPAIENLVKAGTQLRRYPDDVMDAAYKESSALYEEIGAKNPDFKKIYEDMKAYRGPAYQWWQIAEYTYDNFMIRARSRG; translated from the coding sequence ATGAAACGCCGTGATTTCCTGACCGCCGCCGGCGCGGGTGTCGCCGCTTCCGCCGCCGTCGCCATGCCGGCCATCGCCCAGTCGTCACCGGAAGTGAAGTGGCGCTGCACCTCGTCCTTCCCGAAGTCCCTCGACACCATCTTCGGCGCCGGCGAGCTCATGGCCCGCTCCGTGGCCGAGATCACCGACGGCAAGTTCCAGATCCAGATGTTCGCGGCGGGCGAGATCGTCCCCGGCCTGCAGGCGCTCGACGCCACGCAGAACAAGACGGTGGAGATGTGCCACTCCGCCTCCTATTACTATGTGGGCAAGGACCCCACCTTCGCCCTCGGCACCGCTGTGCCGTTCGGGCTCAACACCCGCATGATGAATGCCTGGTTCCAGTTCGGGAGCGGCCTTACCCTGCTCAACGAATTCTACAAGAAATACGGCGTGGTGATGCTGCCCGGCGGCAATACCGGCGGCCAGATGGGCGGCTGGTTCCGCAAGGAGATCAAGTCGGTCGCCGACCTCAAGGGCCTGAAGATGCGCATCGCCGGCATGGGCGGCCAGGTGCTGGCGCGGCTCGGCGTGGTGCCGCAGCAGCTCGCCGGCGGCGACATCTACCCGGCCCTGGAAAAGGGCACCATCGACGCCGCCGAATGGGTCGGCCCCTATGACGACGAGAAGCTCGGCCTCTACAAGGTGGCCCAGTATTATTACTTCCCCGGCTGGTGGGAGGGCTGCGCCGCCCTCAACTTCTTCGTCAATGACGAGAAGCTGGCCGAGCTGCCCAAGGCCTACCGCGCGGCGCTCGTCACCGCCGCGGCGCGGGCCAACGAGAGCATGCTGGCGAGCTACGACTACAAGAATCCGCCGGCCATCGAGAACCTGGTGAAGGCCGGCACACAGCTGCGCCGCTATCCCGACGACGTGATGGACGCCGCCTACAAGGAATCCTCCGCCCTCTACGAGGAAATCGGCGCCAAGAACCCCGATTTCAAGAAGATCTACGAGGACATGAAGGCGTATCGCGGCCCCGCTTACCAGTGGTGGCAGATCGCGGAATACACCTACGACAACTTCATGATCCGCGCCCGCAGCCGCGGCTGA
- a CDS encoding glutathione S-transferase family protein yields the protein MKLYDAGRAPNPRRVRIFLAEKGISVPLEPVDLARMEHKSDAFTGINPRQRVPVLVLDDGTAIAETMAICRYFEALQPEPNLFGRTPVEQALVEMWQRRVELDLFFPVMTVLRHLNPGMAGMEVPQVPDWGEANKPKVLAALAFFNDALADRAYAAGERFSVADITLLVAVDFMRVIRTEVPASHTHLLRWHDVVSQRPSAKA from the coding sequence ATGAAGCTATATGACGCGGGACGGGCCCCCAACCCCCGGCGGGTGCGCATCTTTCTGGCGGAAAAGGGAATTTCGGTTCCGTTGGAGCCGGTGGACCTGGCCAGGATGGAGCATAAGTCGGACGCCTTCACCGGCATCAATCCGCGCCAGCGCGTGCCGGTCCTGGTCCTCGACGACGGCACCGCCATCGCCGAGACCATGGCCATCTGCCGCTATTTCGAGGCGCTCCAGCCCGAGCCCAACCTGTTCGGCCGGACCCCGGTGGAACAGGCGCTGGTGGAGATGTGGCAGCGGCGGGTGGAGCTGGACCTGTTCTTCCCGGTCATGACGGTGCTGCGCCACCTGAATCCGGGCATGGCCGGGATGGAGGTGCCGCAGGTGCCGGACTGGGGCGAGGCCAACAAGCCCAAGGTTCTCGCCGCGCTGGCGTTCTTCAACGACGCCCTGGCCGACCGGGCCTATGCGGCGGGCGAGCGGTTCAGCGTGGCGGACATCACGCTGCTGGTGGCCGTCGACTTCATGCGGGTGATCCGCACCGAGGTGCCCGCCTCCCACACCCACCTCCTGCGCTGGCACGACGTGGTGTCCCAGCGGCCGAGTGCAAAGGCTTGA
- the cobT gene encoding nicotinate-nucleotide--dimethylbenzimidazole phosphoribosyltransferase: MYPPEQRAPENGTALTGQPFDDIRRLVATMPGPSEGAREAALARQEQLVKPLGALGRLEAIAVHLAAWQGNSLPTVNRPMVAVFAATHGIADRGVSPYPGAVTKQMMATFTAGKAAVNQICATFDAGLRVFDLALDYPTPDITQAAALDEKACAATMAFGMEAIAGGSDLLCLGEMGIGNTTIAAALCHGLYGGAAEDWVGAGTGSTGEVLARKVAAVRAAVAFHQDHLADPLEVLRRLGGREVAAIAGAIIAARHEKVPVVLDGFVVTAAAAVLHAMDPSALDHCLAGHVSAEKAHAALLRRLGLTPMLDLGMRLGEGSGAALAIGVVKAAVACHRGMATFAEAGVSQD, encoded by the coding sequence ATGTACCCGCCAGAACAGCGCGCTCCTGAAAACGGCACGGCCCTCACCGGCCAGCCGTTCGACGACATCCGCCGCCTCGTCGCCACCATGCCCGGCCCCAGCGAGGGCGCGCGGGAGGCGGCGCTGGCGCGTCAGGAGCAGTTGGTGAAGCCGCTCGGCGCGCTCGGCCGGCTGGAGGCCATCGCGGTCCATCTCGCCGCCTGGCAGGGCAATTCCCTGCCCACGGTCAACCGGCCCATGGTGGCGGTGTTCGCCGCCACCCACGGCATCGCCGACCGGGGGGTCTCGCCTTATCCCGGCGCGGTGACCAAGCAGATGATGGCCACCTTCACCGCCGGCAAGGCGGCGGTGAACCAGATCTGCGCCACCTTCGACGCCGGGCTGCGGGTGTTCGACCTCGCCCTCGACTATCCCACCCCCGACATCACCCAGGCCGCCGCCCTCGACGAGAAGGCCTGCGCCGCCACCATGGCCTTCGGCATGGAGGCCATCGCCGGCGGATCGGACCTGCTGTGCCTCGGCGAGATGGGCATCGGCAACACCACCATCGCCGCCGCGCTCTGCCACGGCCTCTATGGCGGGGCGGCCGAGGACTGGGTGGGCGCCGGCACCGGTTCCACCGGCGAGGTGCTCGCCCGCAAGGTCGCGGCGGTACGCGCGGCGGTGGCCTTCCACCAGGACCACCTCGCCGACCCGCTGGAGGTGCTGCGCCGGCTCGGCGGACGCGAGGTGGCGGCCATTGCCGGCGCCATCATCGCCGCCCGGCACGAGAAGGTGCCGGTGGTGCTCGACGGGTTCGTGGTCACCGCCGCCGCCGCCGTGCTCCACGCCATGGACCCCTCGGCCCTCGACCATTGCCTCGCCGGCCACGTCTCGGCCGAGAAGGCGCATGCCGCGCTGCTGCGGCGGCTCGGCCTCACCCCCATGCTCGATCTCGGCATGCGGCTCGGCGAGGGCTCCGGCGCGGCGCTGGCCATCGGGGTGGTGAAGGCGGCGGTGGCCTGCCATCGCGGCATGGCGACCTTTGCCGAGGCCGGCGTCTCGCAGGACTGA
- a CDS encoding PadR family transcriptional regulator, whose translation MFGCRHHRNEMYDPRDMRGDMRDEMRHAGGPGRGDFGGHRGGGRGGRGGGGDMFRIGRMLAQGDLKLLALSLINEQPRHGYEIIKLIEDKTAGWYSPSPGVVYPTLTFLEEAGYVTSETDGAKKRYAITEEGRAYLGQNRDFADAIIGRLSEIGLKMGRVKKWMGWSENGPSHGADLPRLVEAALENLRDVSQQKLEANRGAETRIVEILARAANDIREA comes from the coding sequence ATGTTTGGATGCAGGCATCACCGGAACGAGATGTATGACCCCCGCGACATGCGCGGGGACATGCGCGACGAGATGCGCCACGCCGGCGGCCCGGGCCGCGGCGATTTCGGCGGGCATCGCGGCGGCGGGCGCGGCGGGCGGGGCGGGGGCGGCGACATGTTCCGCATCGGCCGCATGCTGGCGCAGGGCGACCTGAAGCTCTTGGCCCTGTCGCTCATCAACGAGCAGCCGCGGCACGGCTACGAGATCATCAAGCTGATCGAGGACAAGACCGCCGGCTGGTATTCCCCCAGCCCCGGCGTGGTCTATCCCACCCTCACCTTCCTCGAGGAGGCCGGCTACGTGACCTCGGAGACGGACGGCGCCAAGAAGCGCTACGCCATCACCGAGGAAGGCCGGGCCTATCTCGGGCAGAACCGGGACTTCGCCGATGCCATCATCGGCCGCCTCTCGGAGATCGGCCTGAAGATGGGCCGGGTGAAGAAGTGGATGGGCTGGAGCGAGAACGGCCCCAGCCACGGCGCGGACCTGCCCCGGCTGGTGGAGGCGGCGCTGGAGAACCTGCGCGATGTCTCCCAGCAGAAGCTGGAGGCGAACCGCGGCGCCGAGACCCGCATCGTGGAGATCCTCGCCCGCGCGGCGAACGACATCCGCGAGGCGTGA
- a CDS encoding sensor histidine kinase, with product MSGLFCPPLCDAAGSPSEPAAAAQGFAPPARAPVVPVLAAILGISGFALAGATLSGIAGALAGGLAAAVAAALLLRHAARQETARRAFEARARAAEAACARAEAESRAKSLFLAEMSHELRTPLNTVMGFSEMMAEEVLGPHRVPAYAGYARDIHVAGRHLLSLADDLLDLARIEIGHRSLMETPVRLDLLAEDCVGMMGPLAAARPLALGLEISGPAPRLWGDERALRQIALNLLANAVKFTPAGGTVRLRAGIGGDGAPYLSVEDTGPGIADRELPLDGAHPRESRLDLATGRGAGLGLAIVRGLASLHGGSLTLVRRAGGGTSARVAFPAARAMHGS from the coding sequence ATGTCCGGCCTGTTCTGCCCCCCGCTCTGCGACGCCGCCGGCTCCCCATCCGAGCCCGCGGCGGCGGCGCAGGGATTCGCGCCGCCGGCCCGCGCGCCCGTCGTCCCCGTGCTGGCGGCCATCCTCGGCATCAGCGGGTTCGCTTTGGCGGGGGCCACCTTGTCCGGGATCGCCGGCGCCCTCGCCGGAGGACTGGCCGCCGCGGTCGCCGCGGCGCTGCTGCTGCGGCACGCCGCCCGGCAGGAGACGGCCCGCCGCGCCTTCGAGGCGCGCGCCAGGGCGGCGGAAGCCGCCTGCGCCCGCGCCGAGGCCGAGAGCCGGGCGAAGTCCCTGTTCCTGGCCGAGATGAGCCACGAGCTGCGGACCCCGCTCAACACGGTGATGGGCTTTTCCGAGATGATGGCGGAGGAGGTGCTGGGCCCGCACCGCGTGCCCGCTTATGCCGGCTATGCGCGGGACATCCATGTGGCCGGCCGGCACCTGCTGTCCCTCGCCGACGACCTCCTCGACCTCGCGCGCATCGAGATCGGCCACCGCAGCCTGATGGAAACGCCGGTGCGGCTCGACCTGCTGGCGGAGGACTGCGTCGGCATGATGGGCCCCCTCGCCGCGGCGCGGCCGCTGGCCCTCGGCCTGGAGATTTCCGGGCCGGCGCCGCGCCTGTGGGGCGACGAGCGCGCGTTGCGCCAGATCGCCCTCAACCTCCTCGCCAATGCGGTGAAGTTCACGCCCGCCGGTGGCACCGTGCGGCTGCGGGCCGGCATCGGCGGGGACGGCGCGCCCTACCTGTCGGTGGAGGATACCGGCCCCGGCATCGCCGACCGCGAGCTGCCGCTGGACGGCGCGCATCCGCGCGAAAGCCGGCTGGACCTCGCCACCGGACGCGGCGCCGGCCTCGGGCTCGCCATCGTGCGCGGGCTGGCATCGCTGCACGGGGGCAGCCTCACCCTGGTGCGCCGGGCGGGCGGGGGCACATCGGCCCGCGTCGCCTTCCCGGCGGCGCGCGCCATGCACGGCAGCTGA
- a CDS encoding MBL fold metallo-hydrolase, protein MEVLFPGMGQNRWRFEWRVEEVEPGSTTRHGPLTLTTAAVIHPSGAPSTALRLTDGARTLAFSGDTEWTEALLPIAGGADLFICESFMFDGAPVGHLAYRTLLERRAELAARRILLTHMGDEMWARRGEVDARHFAVAEDGLELEV, encoded by the coding sequence ATGGAGGTGCTGTTCCCCGGCATGGGCCAGAACCGGTGGCGGTTCGAATGGCGGGTGGAGGAGGTGGAGCCCGGCTCCACCACGCGCCACGGCCCCCTCACCCTGACCACGGCGGCGGTGATCCATCCCTCGGGCGCCCCCTCCACCGCGCTGCGCCTCACCGACGGCGCGCGCACCCTGGCCTTTTCCGGCGACACCGAGTGGACCGAGGCGCTGCTGCCCATCGCCGGCGGCGCCGACCTCTTCATCTGCGAGAGCTTCATGTTCGACGGCGCGCCGGTGGGCCATCTGGCCTACCGCACCCTTCTGGAGCGGCGGGCGGAGCTTGCCGCCCGCCGCATCCTCCTCACCCACATGGGCGACGAGATGTGGGCGCGGCGGGGCGAGGTGGATGCGCGCCACTTCGCCGTGGCCGAGGACGGGCTGGAGCTCGAGGTCTGA